GCGCGCTCGGCTTGTGCGAAGTCAGGTAGTCGGTCGCGGCCGATGAGGCAACGGTGGTCAGCAACGCCGTGCTGATGGAGCCGCCGATTTGCTGACCGGTGTTGATCAGCGCCGAGGCGACGCCCGAGTCCTCGTGGTGAATGCCCGAGGTCGCCCCCTGGAACGCGGTGGTCATCACCGCGCCGATGCCGAGACCCAGCAGGATCAGCCCGGGCATGATGTGGGTGGCGTAGGTGCTGTCCAGTTCGAGCCGGGTCAGCAGCGCCATACCGGCTGCTGCGACCAGGAAGCCGGCGCTGACGACGATCTTCGGGCCGACCCTGGGCAGCACCAGCAAAGACATCGTCGTCGACGACGCGACGACGGCCGCGACCATCGGCAGGAACGCCAGACCGGTCTTGATCGGCGAGTAGCCGAGGCTGGCCGCGAAGTAGTAGGTCAGGAACAGGAAGATCGAGAACATCCCCATGCCCAGGACGAACACCGCCATGAACGAACCACCGCGGGTCCGGTCCAGCACCACTCGCAGTGGCAGCAGCGGATGCGCGACCTTGGACTCCAGCCAGACGAACACCACGAGCAGCGCCGCGCCGACGATCATGGAGCCGAGGGCGACCGGGTCGGTCCAACTGGTGGACTCGACGTGCGCGAACCCGTAGACGATCGCGAACAGCGCGGCGCTCACCACGGCGATGCCCGGAATGTCGAGTTTGGGCTTCTTGGTGATCGCGGGCTTGGCCAGCAGCAGCAACGCACCGATCAGGGCAGGGGCCGCGAAGCCGACGTTCACGTACATGACCCAGCGCCACGACGCCCACTCGGTGAGCATGCCGCCGAGCAGTAGCCCGATCGCGCCGCCCGCACCACCCAGGGCGCTGAAGATACCGAAGGCCTTCGCCCTTTCGGACGGTTCGGTGAAGGTCACGCTGAGCAGTGAGAGTGCCGCGGGTGCGAGCAGTGCAGCGAACAGGCCTTGGGACACGCGTGCCGCGACGAGGATCTCGAAGCTGGAGGCCGAACCGCCGAGAACGGA
The genomic region above belongs to Kribbella solani and contains:
- a CDS encoding MFS transporter — protein: MAQLMVMLDATVVNIALPEAQQALGFSDGSRQWVITGYALAFGSLLLLGGRLGDLLGRRTLFVIGLAGFGAASVLGGSASSFEILVAARVSQGLFAALLAPAALSLLSVTFTEPSERAKAFGIFSALGGAGGAIGLLLGGMLTEWASWRWVMYVNVGFAAPALIGALLLLAKPAITKKPKLDIPGIAVVSAALFAIVYGFAHVESTSWTDPVALGSMIVGAALLVVFVWLESKVAHPLLPLRVVLDRTRGGSFMAVFVLGMGMFSIFLFLTYYFAASLGYSPIKTGLAFLPMVAAVVASSTTMSLLVLPRVGPKIVVSAGFLVAAAGMALLTRLELDSTYATHIMPGLILLGLGIGAVMTTAFQGATSGIHHEDSGVASALINTGQQIGGSISTALLTTVASSAATDYLTSHKPSALAAAQAGVEGYTATLAWGSGFFVAGAVIAAVLIPNRALEPSEGEPVMAH